In one Clostridia bacterium genomic region, the following are encoded:
- a CDS encoding aldehyde dehydrogenase family protein, which translates to MATTEHTASLGSRDAKTKVYKNLINGEWVEASTGETFENLNPADTREVVGVFQKSAKADVDAAVEAAKKAFETWRLVPAPRRAEMVYKASRLLEDRKEQYSQDMTREMGKVIKETRGDTQEAIDTGYYFAGEGRRMFGHTTPSELPNKFAMCVRQPIGVCGMITPWNFPMAIPSWKLFPAIIAGNTCVIKPAQDTPLSVFNFVQALTDAGIPKGVVNIVTGFGSSVGTPITEHADVRAVSLTGSSEVGRIVGAKCAETFKRCSLELGGKNPMIVLDDANLELALDGALWGAFGTTGQRCTATSRIIVQKGVYSKFVQMLVERAKKLKIGNGLDESVDMGPAVNKAQMESDLKYIEIGKNEGAKMLCGGNRLDKGEYAHGWFLEPTVFSDVQPKMRIAQEEIFGPVVSVIPCNDLDDAIEIANGVVYGLSSALYTKDVNRAFKAMRDLYAGITYINAPTIGAEVHLPFGGVKATGNGHREGGIGAFDFYTEWKAIYIDYSDKLQKAQIDRPE; encoded by the coding sequence ATGGCTACGACTGAGCATACTGCGTCACTGGGCTCCCGTGATGCGAAGACGAAGGTTTACAAGAACCTTATCAATGGCGAGTGGGTAGAGGCCAGCACGGGCGAAACCTTCGAAAACTTGAATCCGGCCGACACGCGGGAAGTGGTGGGCGTCTTCCAAAAGTCGGCGAAGGCGGACGTGGACGCCGCCGTGGAAGCAGCAAAGAAGGCCTTTGAAACATGGCGGCTGGTTCCGGCGCCACGCCGCGCAGAGATGGTTTACAAGGCATCGCGCCTCCTGGAAGATCGCAAGGAACAGTACTCGCAGGACATGACCCGCGAGATGGGCAAGGTGATTAAGGAGACGCGCGGCGATACGCAGGAAGCGATCGATACCGGCTACTACTTTGCCGGTGAAGGGCGCCGCATGTTCGGTCACACGACGCCTTCCGAGCTACCCAACAAGTTCGCCATGTGCGTGCGCCAGCCGATTGGCGTCTGCGGCATGATTACGCCGTGGAACTTCCCCATGGCGATCCCGTCGTGGAAACTTTTCCCAGCAATCATCGCAGGCAACACCTGCGTCATTAAGCCGGCCCAGGACACGCCGCTATCGGTTTTCAACTTTGTGCAGGCGCTGACGGATGCGGGTATTCCGAAGGGCGTCGTCAACATCGTGACCGGCTTCGGATCGAGCGTGGGGACCCCGATCACCGAGCACGCGGATGTGCGTGCCGTATCGCTGACCGGCTCAAGCGAAGTGGGACGGATCGTGGGCGCGAAGTGCGCCGAGACCTTCAAGCGCTGCTCGCTGGAGCTGGGCGGCAAGAACCCCATGATCGTGCTGGACGACGCAAACCTTGAGCTTGCGCTGGACGGCGCTTTGTGGGGCGCATTCGGCACCACGGGACAGCGTTGCACGGCGACAAGCCGCATCATTGTGCAGAAGGGCGTTTACAGCAAGTTCGTGCAGATGCTTGTGGAGCGCGCGAAGAAGCTGAAGATCGGCAACGGCCTCGACGAGTCGGTGGATATGGGTCCGGCGGTGAACAAGGCGCAGATGGAATCCGATTTGAAGTACATCGAGATCGGGAAGAACGAAGGCGCGAAGATGCTTTGCGGCGGCAATCGTCTGGACAAGGGCGAGTACGCGCACGGCTGGTTCCTCGAGCCGACCGTGTTCTCGGACGTGCAACCGAAGATGCGTATTGCGCAGGAGGAAATATTCGGCCCGGTCGTTTCGGTCATTCCGTGCAACGATCTGGACGACGCGATTGAGATCGCGAACGGCGTTGTGTACGGCCTCTCGTCGGCGCTGTACACCAAGGACGTCAACCGCGCCTTCAAAGCCATGCGCGACCTCTACGCCGGCATTACCTATATCAATGCTCCAACAATTGGCGCGGAAGTCCACCTGCCCTTCGGCGGCGTTAAGGCCACGGGCAACGGACATCGCGAGGGTGGTATTGGAGCGTTCGATTTCTACACGGAGTGGAAGGCAATCTACATCGACTACTCCGATAAGCTGCAAAAAGCACAGATCGACAGACCCGAGTAG
- a CDS encoding aminotransferase class I/II-fold pyridoxal phosphate-dependent enzyme, which translates to MVTKQVPEILAASRIANVRYAIRDLAVLADEVAREGHKILYLNIGDPCKFDFPTPPHLIEAVRKSMVDGYNGYADSLGIKPAVESIRAQAERHGFKDIQSIFITFGSGEAIDTCLTALLNPGDNVLTPIPEYPLYSAVLAKLDAVPNGYYLDEANGWQPDLADMEQKINARTKAIILINPNNPTGSMYSKETLEAVAEMARKHNLLLFADEIYDKLLFDPADKHISIATLAPDVPCITFNGLSKAYLAPGWRIGWGIATGPGEVINPFIEGVHRLLRARLSAPHPMQFAVKPALEGPQDHLVVMAEKLRRRRDVTVDWANRTPRVSLVAPKGAFYAHAKLDIPEDDLTFVRDLLTQKHVLVVHGSGFGQQPGTKHIRIVFLPEEPVLKAAYEAMTEFMQTRYA; encoded by the coding sequence ATGGTGACGAAGCAAGTACCTGAGATCCTGGCCGCGAGCCGCATAGCAAACGTGCGCTATGCAATCCGTGACCTGGCCGTGCTGGCCGACGAGGTCGCGCGCGAAGGCCACAAGATCCTTTACCTGAACATTGGGGACCCGTGCAAATTCGACTTCCCCACTCCGCCGCACCTGATTGAAGCCGTGCGCAAGTCGATGGTAGACGGCTACAACGGATATGCTGATTCGCTCGGCATCAAGCCGGCCGTGGAGTCTATCCGGGCGCAGGCCGAGAGGCATGGCTTCAAGGACATCCAGAGCATCTTCATAACTTTTGGCAGCGGAGAAGCAATTGATACCTGCTTGACGGCGCTGCTGAATCCCGGCGACAACGTACTGACGCCGATTCCGGAGTATCCGCTGTACTCGGCCGTGCTGGCAAAGCTGGACGCGGTGCCGAACGGTTACTACCTCGATGAAGCGAACGGTTGGCAGCCCGACCTCGCGGATATGGAACAGAAGATCAACGCCCGCACGAAGGCGATCATTTTGATCAATCCGAACAATCCGACCGGCTCGATGTACTCAAAGGAAACGCTGGAAGCGGTTGCGGAGATGGCGCGCAAGCATAACCTGCTCCTGTTCGCGGACGAGATCTACGACAAGTTGCTTTTCGATCCGGCGGACAAACACATTTCAATCGCCACGCTGGCGCCGGATGTTCCGTGCATCACGTTTAACGGACTGTCGAAGGCATACCTGGCGCCTGGCTGGAGAATCGGCTGGGGCATCGCGACAGGTCCAGGCGAGGTAATCAATCCGTTCATCGAAGGCGTGCATCGCCTGTTGCGCGCCCGTCTCTCGGCACCGCATCCAATGCAATTCGCGGTGAAGCCGGCGCTTGAAGGTCCGCAAGATCATCTGGTGGTGATGGCAGAGAAGCTGCGCCGCCGGCGCGATGTCACGGTTGACTGGGCAAATCGCACTCCGCGGGTGAGCCTGGTCGCTCCGAAAGGCGCGTTCTACGCTCATGCGAAACTCGATATCCCCGAAGACGATTTGACCTTCGTGCGCGACCTGCTGACACAGAAGCATGTGCTGGTCGTCCACGGCTCCGGCTTTGGCCAGCAGCCTGGCACCAAGCACATACGCATTGTCTTCCTGCCGGAAGAGCCGGTATTGAAGGCGGCGTATGAAGCGATGACCGAGTTCATGCAGACGCGATACGCATAA
- a CDS encoding CpsB/CapC family capsule biosynthesis tyrosine phosphatase: MGMVDIHCHILPAVDDGSKSWEMSVEMCRVAVADGTSHIVATPHCNDRYVYDRESHLATLRALRERSGNMLELSLGCDFHFSYENVQDALKHPERYTIADTRYLLVEFSDYTIAPATVNVLGKVCDFGLTPIITHPERNLILQKHPETLLKWIDLGCIVQITANSLTGYWGSTPKKVARWLLKKNAVHVIASDAHAPTGRDPVLSQGRSAAAEICGSEIATALVAGNPQAIVRGEALPYVP; this comes from the coding sequence ATGGGAATGGTTGATATCCACTGCCACATCCTCCCAGCTGTCGACGACGGCTCGAAGTCCTGGGAGATGAGCGTCGAGATGTGTCGTGTTGCCGTTGCAGACGGCACGAGCCACATTGTTGCCACGCCACACTGCAACGATCGGTACGTGTACGATCGCGAATCGCACCTTGCGACATTGAGAGCGCTGCGAGAGCGTTCCGGCAACATGCTGGAATTAAGTCTTGGGTGCGACTTCCATTTCTCCTATGAGAACGTGCAGGATGCGCTTAAGCACCCGGAGCGCTACACAATTGCAGACACGAGATACCTGCTGGTGGAATTCAGCGATTATACAATCGCGCCGGCAACGGTAAACGTGCTGGGGAAAGTCTGTGATTTCGGATTGACGCCGATCATCACGCATCCGGAACGCAACTTGATTCTGCAGAAGCATCCTGAAACGCTGCTGAAGTGGATCGACCTCGGGTGCATTGTGCAGATAACGGCGAACTCGCTGACGGGCTATTGGGGCAGCACGCCAAAGAAAGTTGCGAGATGGCTGTTGAAGAAGAACGCAGTACACGTCATCGCGAGCGATGCGCACGCTCCAACTGGACGCGACCCAGTGCTTTCACAGGGTCGCAGCGCCGCCGCCGAGATTTGCGGTTCGGAGATTGCAACGGCGCTGGTGGCAGGCAATCCGCAGGCGATCGTTCGCGGCGAAGCGCTTCCCTACGTTCCTTAA
- a CDS encoding PAS domain S-box protein: MQLTCTLGYKFFLRRFEERAGGSPISDHSQSAPPSQSRDRAPVGVQDIEITDHKDAERALRESEIRFRAVAETAASAIFIYQGSKFKYVNTASETITGYSCSELLGMRFWDLVHPEYRNVVRERGTARQRRGVMPSRYEFKIITKDGRERWLDFTAGMIDYDGAPAVLGTAFDVTERKYAQEELQLQKAYLEELYECAPEGIVVLNNDGQVLRANREFARMFGYEFDEVCGVLIDDLIVPDDQLSEASALTKGISTGQPFDVETVRRCKNGTLIEVSILGTPIHVTQGQIGRYIIYRDITDQKRAGRYRETQFATTRILAESRSLDEALTRLLEAICTGVGWDYGRVWRVDAAAESLTLQQSWQSPSFETGFPLRDSEHCERGKTVAGGVWQSSEPCWVTDLSADSELSQMKATEAGLRSCFAVPIRYSGAITAVMELFSRTPRYPDFELLKVMADIGSQIGQFTERKRSEHALRESEAKFRAVADTAASAIYIHAGNRFLYANRASESISGYRREELMRMNVWDLAHPGDREMMRKRAEEQRCGEKAPLRYEFRIVTKAGDLRWLDFSATVIKFEGEAAVLATAFDITERKRAEQLQSALYRIANLASAAEDLRQLYAAIHEIVGELMYARNFYIATLDDEGQMISFPYFVDEEDENPPPPQQRLRGLTDYVLRTGRPLFADPKKFEELVAEGEVESRGAPSIDWLGVPLKMGEKTFGVLTVQSYSEHVRFGTQEQNILTFVSQQVARAIEHRRSQDALRASEARYRSQVQSAAYGIYRSTLEGRFLDVNPAIVEMLGYDSAEELLALDMANDLYLEPGERHRLLTEIRGTPRIGGLETRWKRKDGRAITVRLSGCRGSRYMGEPENFEMIAEDITERRTLEDQLRHSQKMEAVGRLAGGVAHDFNNLLTVIKGYSDLMLPELAPGNPMRNEVEEIRKAADRAASLTRQLLAFSRRQVLAPKVLDLNAIVTNMDKLLRRLLGEDVELLTVLAPSLGHVKADPGQIEQVIMNLAVNARDAMPSGGRLTIETTNFVIDESYSREHAMVKPGEYVMIGVSDNGIGMDAETASHVFEPFFTTKEMGKGTGLGLSTVYGIIKQSGGHVWVYSEPGLGSTFKVYLPVVEGGPEAMVTRPAAGGTYRGTETVLLVEDEDGVRALVREVLQRHGYVVIESQHGGEALIACEQHPERIHLLVTDVVLAQMSGREVAKRLCGLRPEMKVLYMSGYTEEAIIHHGVLDPGTAFLQKPFTPTALARKVREVLDGETGA; encoded by the coding sequence GTGCAACTTACCTGTACTCTGGGTTATAAGTTCTTCCTGCGACGTTTCGAAGAGCGAGCAGGAGGGTCCCCCATCTCAGACCATTCGCAATCGGCTCCGCCGAGCCAGTCCCGTGACCGTGCGCCGGTAGGAGTTCAGGACATCGAAATCACCGATCACAAGGACGCCGAACGCGCGCTTCGGGAGAGCGAGATACGCTTCCGCGCAGTTGCAGAAACGGCAGCGTCGGCGATCTTCATCTACCAGGGCAGCAAATTCAAGTACGTCAATACGGCGAGCGAAACCATCACCGGCTATTCATGTTCGGAGTTGCTCGGGATGCGCTTTTGGGACCTGGTGCATCCCGAGTATCGCAATGTCGTGCGGGAGCGTGGGACGGCGAGGCAGCGGCGCGGTGTCATGCCATCGCGCTACGAGTTCAAGATCATCACCAAAGATGGCCGCGAACGCTGGCTGGACTTCACGGCCGGAATGATCGACTACGACGGTGCGCCCGCGGTGCTGGGAACAGCGTTCGACGTGACCGAGCGCAAGTACGCGCAAGAAGAACTGCAACTCCAGAAGGCATACCTGGAAGAACTCTACGAGTGTGCGCCAGAAGGCATCGTGGTACTGAATAACGATGGTCAGGTGCTGCGCGCCAACCGTGAATTCGCGCGGATGTTCGGTTATGAATTCGACGAGGTCTGTGGCGTACTCATCGACGATCTCATCGTGCCGGACGACCAACTCAGCGAGGCGAGCGCGCTCACGAAGGGCATCAGCACGGGACAGCCTTTCGATGTGGAAACAGTGCGGCGGTGCAAAAATGGCACGTTGATCGAGGTCTCGATCCTTGGAACGCCGATTCATGTGACACAGGGACAGATCGGCCGCTACATCATTTACCGTGACATCACTGACCAGAAGAGGGCCGGGCGCTACCGCGAGACACAGTTCGCCACCACGCGAATCCTGGCGGAGTCGCGCTCCCTGGACGAAGCACTGACGCGCTTGCTGGAGGCGATCTGCACGGGTGTGGGATGGGACTACGGCCGCGTGTGGCGCGTGGATGCCGCCGCTGAGTCGCTCACGTTGCAGCAAAGCTGGCAATCGCCGTCATTCGAAACTGGGTTTCCGCTTCGGGACAGCGAGCATTGCGAGCGCGGCAAGACGGTAGCCGGCGGCGTATGGCAGAGCAGTGAACCCTGTTGGGTGACGGACCTGAGCGCGGACTCCGAACTCTCCCAGATGAAGGCAACGGAGGCGGGCCTGCGCTCCTGCTTCGCTGTACCCATCCGCTACAGCGGAGCAATTACGGCAGTGATGGAATTGTTCAGCCGCACGCCTCGATATCCCGACTTCGAACTGCTCAAGGTGATGGCCGACATCGGCAGCCAGATCGGGCAGTTCACCGAGCGCAAGCGCAGCGAGCACGCTCTTCGCGAGAGCGAAGCGAAGTTCCGGGCGGTGGCAGACACGGCAGCGTCCGCGATCTACATTCACGCGGGAAACAGGTTCCTATACGCAAATCGCGCCAGCGAATCGATTTCTGGCTATCGGCGTGAGGAACTGATGCGGATGAACGTGTGGGACTTGGCGCACCCTGGCGACCGGGAGATGATGCGCAAGCGGGCCGAGGAGCAACGATGCGGCGAGAAGGCTCCGCTCCGCTACGAGTTCAGAATTGTCACGAAGGCGGGCGATTTGCGCTGGCTGGACTTCAGCGCGACGGTGATTAAGTTCGAGGGCGAGGCCGCGGTCCTGGCGACGGCGTTCGACATCACGGAACGCAAGCGCGCCGAGCAGTTGCAATCCGCTCTGTACCGTATCGCTAACCTGGCGAGCGCCGCCGAAGATCTGCGGCAACTCTACGCGGCCATCCACGAGATCGTCGGGGAGTTGATGTACGCCAGGAACTTCTACATTGCGACGCTGGATGACGAAGGGCAGATGATCAGCTTTCCGTACTTCGTCGATGAAGAAGACGAAAACCCGCCACCGCCGCAGCAGCGGCTTCGCGGATTGACCGATTACGTTTTGCGAACGGGACGGCCGCTGTTCGCTGACCCGAAGAAGTTTGAAGAACTGGTGGCGGAAGGAGAGGTTGAATCGCGTGGCGCACCGTCCATTGACTGGCTCGGCGTTCCGCTGAAAATGGGCGAGAAGACTTTCGGCGTGCTCACCGTTCAAAGCTACTCGGAGCATGTGCGCTTCGGGACGCAGGAACAGAACATCCTGACCTTCGTCTCGCAGCAGGTGGCTCGCGCCATCGAGCACCGGCGCAGCCAAGATGCTCTGCGCGCATCGGAAGCGCGCTATCGTTCGCAGGTACAGAGCGCGGCGTACGGCATTTACCGCTCCACGCTGGAAGGGCGCTTCCTCGATGTAAACCCCGCGATTGTCGAGATGCTGGGTTACGACTCGGCGGAAGAGTTGCTGGCCCTCGATATGGCAAACGATCTCTACTTGGAGCCCGGCGAAAGGCACCGGCTCTTGACCGAGATTCGCGGTACACCTCGCATTGGAGGCCTGGAGACACGCTGGAAGCGCAAGGATGGTCGCGCCATTACGGTTCGGCTCAGCGGGTGTCGCGGTTCGAGATACATGGGCGAGCCCGAGAATTTCGAAATGATCGCCGAGGACATCACCGAACGCCGGACTCTGGAAGATCAACTGCGTCACTCGCAGAAGATGGAAGCTGTGGGGAGACTCGCGGGTGGCGTCGCCCACGATTTCAATAATCTGCTCACGGTCATCAAGGGCTACAGCGACCTGATGCTGCCGGAGCTTGCGCCGGGCAATCCGATGCGCAACGAAGTCGAAGAAATCCGAAAGGCGGCGGACCGTGCGGCATCCCTGACTCGCCAACTGCTCGCTTTCAGCCGGCGGCAAGTGCTCGCGCCGAAGGTGCTGGATCTGAATGCAATCGTCACGAACATGGATAAGCTGCTGCGGCGGCTATTGGGCGAGGACGTGGAACTACTCACGGTGCTCGCGCCGTCGCTAGGCCACGTGAAGGCCGATCCGGGGCAGATCGAGCAGGTCATCATGAATCTTGCGGTGAACGCGCGCGACGCCATGCCAAGCGGCGGCCGCCTGACGATCGAAACGACGAACTTCGTCATCGACGAGTCGTATTCGCGCGAACACGCAATGGTAAAACCTGGCGAGTACGTCATGATTGGCGTGAGCGACAACGGAATCGGCATGGATGCCGAGACCGCCTCGCACGTATTCGAGCCCTTCTTCACAACCAAAGAGATGGGCAAGGGTACGGGACTTGGCCTGTCGACCGTTTACGGAATCATCAAGCAGAGTGGCGGCCACGTATGGGTTTATAGTGAGCCGGGTCTTGGGTCAACGTTCAAGGTTTACCTGCCAGTCGTGGAAGGCGGCCCGGAAGCAATGGTCACCCGCCCCGCGGCCGGGGGCACCTATCGAGGAACAGAGACCGTCCTGCTGGTCGAGGATGAGGACGGAGTCCGGGCGCTGGTGCGGGAGGTATTGCAAAGGCACGGGTACGTTGTCATCGAATCGCAGCACGGCGGGGAGGCGTTGATCGCGTGTGAACAGCATCCGGAACGTATCCACCTGCTCGTAACGGATGTGGTGCTGGCGCAGATGTCCGGACGTGAGGTTGCGAAGCGGCTGTGCGGGCTCCGTCCGGAGATGAAAGTGCTATACATGTCCGGGTACACGGAAGAGGCAATCATCCACCACGGCGTGCTTGATCCGGGCACGGCATTCCTGCAGAAGCCATTCACGCCGACAGCGCTGGCGCGCAAAGTGCGCGAGGTGCTGGATGGGGAAACCGGCGCTTGA
- a CDS encoding peptidoglycan-binding domain-containing protein has product MRFFYLDKTLGVLCALLLFVTFSPAATKRVSKKAAPAKTRVAATKHVSTASANKTARSTTTRTGKKTRKTKKAAKAKVVRRRGQQAISSERTLEIQEALIREHYLDGEATGTWDQGTKDALVRYQRANGWQSKVLPDSRALIKLGLGPSHSGLLNPDSAAVSSPHELVAEREIPGGSSMPQ; this is encoded by the coding sequence GTGCGGTTTTTTTATCTGGATAAAACGCTTGGCGTGCTTTGCGCTCTGCTCTTGTTTGTGACTTTTTCTCCAGCGGCGACAAAGCGGGTTTCAAAGAAGGCTGCGCCTGCCAAAACCAGGGTAGCTGCAACCAAACACGTCTCCACCGCTTCCGCGAACAAGACCGCTCGGAGCACGACCACTCGCACCGGCAAGAAAACGAGGAAGACCAAGAAGGCGGCTAAGGCGAAGGTCGTACGTCGTCGTGGTCAACAAGCCATCTCCTCCGAGCGCACTCTGGAAATTCAGGAAGCGCTCATTCGCGAGCACTACCTGGACGGCGAAGCCACCGGAACCTGGGATCAGGGCACAAAAGACGCCCTTGTGCGTTATCAGCGAGCCAATGGCTGGCAGTCGAAAGTCCTGCCTGATTCGCGTGCGCTGATCAAGCTCGGGTTGGGCCCGAGCCACAGCGGGCTTCTGAATCCCGATAGCGCTGCGGTAAGTTCGCCGCACGAACTTGTCGCCGAACGCGAAATTCCCGGCGGCTCCTCGATGCCGCAGTAA